The DNA sequence AATAACTTTTGGATGGCTTCTTCTAACTCGACAATTCCTTCATCTTTAACTAAAGATGTCGTAACTAACGGTCTACCACCAGCTAATGATTTTACTTTTTCACTATCAATTCTTTGAGGAAGGTCTGTTTTATTTAAAATAATAATAGCATCCATTCCATGAATCGCTTCAAATAACGCTTCATCTTCAATAGTAAGATTGTCTGCATAATTTAAGACAAGTAGTATTAATTGAGCATCTTTTAACATCTGCCTTGACCGTTCTACGCCAATTTTCTCTACAATATCCTCCGTTTCACGAATACCAGCAGTATCAATTAACCTGAGGGGTACACCTCTTACATTGACATATTCCTCAATAACATCACGAGTTGTTCCAGGTATATCTGTTACAATCGCTTTTGTCTCATGAACTAAACTGTTTAACAATGAAGATTTCCCAACATTCGGTCTCCCTACTATAACCGTTGCTAAGCCTTCTCTTAAGATTTTCCCTTGTTCTGCTGTAGAAAGAAGCTTATCAATTTCCGTAACAACAAAAGATGCTTTTTCACGTAGTAAATGCAGTGTCATTTCTTCAGCATCATACTCAGGATAATCGATATTCACTTCAACATGAGCTACCGTTTCTAATAATGCTTGACGAACGATGTTTATTTTTTTTGATAATCTTCCTTCCATTTGATTAAGAGCAACATTCATTGCTCTATCTGTCTTAGCTCGAATTAAATCAATAACTCCTTCTGCTTGTGACAAGTCTATTCTACCATTTAAAAATGCTCGTTTAGTAAACTCCCCTGGTTCAGCTAATCTTGCACCTTCTGTTAACAATAATTGTAGTACTCTATTCACCGATACTATTCCACCGTGGCAATTTATTTCAACAATATTTTCCCTTGTGAAAGTTTTTGGTGCTCTTAGTACAGATACCATTACTTCCTCTACAATTTCGTCCGTTCGCGTATCCTTTATATACCCATAATGAATTGTATGTGAGGGAACATCTGTAAGTCTTTGCTTTCCTTTATAAATTCGATTTGCTATCTCAATTGCATCTTCTCCACTTAGTCGAACAATTGCTATCGCTCCTTCTCCTAATGCTGTTGATACTGCTGCAATCGTATCTAATTCCATATCCTTCACCTACTCACCGATCTCCATATATTTTTAATACTTTTTTTATTTATATCTCCAAATATTCCTTACTGTATTTTTCTTCTCTAAATAGTTAGAATATCACATTATTATCCACAACAAAAGATATCAACACCTTAATAGTGTAACCTTTCATTTTTATTCGAAACCTATCCACATGTGAATAACTTTAAAAGGTAAAAAAATACACAAAATCGTTGATAACACGACTCTGTGTAGAATAAAAGGTTTGCTAAGAATGTATAAAAGAAAAACTATCTGAATGCTGGAATTTTAATTTTTATCATAAATTCCTCTTCTTTATAAACAAAATCAAGTATGCCATTATACGCTTTAACTGTAGTATGAATAAGTTTTGACCCTAACCCTTGATGGTCCCCACCCTTAGTTGTTCTTCCATACGATTCGAATAATCGGTCAAGTATGTCCGATGGAATAGGAAGAGTGTTGTTTCTACAAACCATTATAAATAAACCACTTCTCTTAAAAAACTGCAGACTAATTTGTGCTTTTTCACTACGTTGGGTTTGCCATTCTTTTGCTGCTTCAATGCTATTAGAGAGGATATTACCAAGTAACGTTACAATGTCTTTATCAGATAATGGGAGTGATGACACGGGAAGGTCTAATTCAAAAGAAATATCTATGCTTTCTTTTTTTGCTTTTTTATAGAAAGAATGGAGTATTCCCGCAACGCTTCCACGCTCTCCTTTAATTGATAAATTTGTTTCCTCGTAGCTATCTACTAATTCACTTATATATCCCTTTGCTTCTTGAAAATTGTTGTTTTCTATCATAAATTGAATCGCGCCAACATGCTTTAAAAAATCATGGCGTTCACTTCTTACCGTCTCAAAGGTCATGTTCATTTGCTTTTGTTCTGATTTATACTCCTTTATATTTTGATAAAGGTCATACAACTTTGTTGCTAACACCATACGAAACACTTCTGTAGCAAGAAAAAGAAGGAAAGGCATGAAATACCCCCAAGGCACACCAATTACAAAATATAAGACGACGTACAGCAGCTGTAAACAAAAAACAATCATACCTATTGGGAATTGAAAAAATAATACGTTTTTCCTTCTCCCCCATATAAAAGGAAAGAGAAGAATTAAAAAGAGTACAGGGTATAGGATTAAAGGATGTGAAAATGTCGTTCCTACACTAAAAACATGAATAGCTCCAAAGAGCAAATAAAACATCCAATAGCCAAGGTTATGTTTCAAGATTGTTCCCCCCTTTAGAAGTAATATTGTTGTAAATAATCTACCTTGTCCTTCGTAATCATTGCTTGTTCTTCTATACCGTCAAATGCGA is a window from the Bacillus alkalicellulosilyticus genome containing:
- the mnmE gene encoding tRNA uridine-5-carboxymethylaminomethyl(34) synthesis GTPase MnmE, which gives rise to MELDTIAAVSTALGEGAIAIVRLSGEDAIEIANRIYKGKQRLTDVPSHTIHYGYIKDTRTDEIVEEVMVSVLRAPKTFTRENIVEINCHGGIVSVNRVLQLLLTEGARLAEPGEFTKRAFLNGRIDLSQAEGVIDLIRAKTDRAMNVALNQMEGRLSKKINIVRQALLETVAHVEVNIDYPEYDAEEMTLHLLREKASFVVTEIDKLLSTAEQGKILREGLATVIVGRPNVGKSSLLNSLVHETKAIVTDIPGTTRDVIEEYVNVRGVPLRLIDTAGIRETEDIVEKIGVERSRQMLKDAQLILLVLNYADNLTIEDEALFEAIHGMDAIIILNKTDLPQRIDSEKVKSLAGGRPLVTTSLVKDEGIVELEEAIQKLFFTGNLEGEDVTYVSNSRHIALLHQSKKSIMDALDAIEAGMPIDLVQIDITRAWEQLGEIIGDTVHESLIDQLFSQFCLGK
- a CDS encoding sensor histidine kinase, encoding MKHNLGYWMFYLLFGAIHVFSVGTTFSHPLILYPVLFLILLFPFIWGRRKNVLFFQFPIGMIVFCLQLLYVVLYFVIGVPWGYFMPFLLFLATEVFRMVLATKLYDLYQNIKEYKSEQKQMNMTFETVRSERHDFLKHVGAIQFMIENNNFQEAKGYISELVDSYEETNLSIKGERGSVAGILHSFYKKAKKESIDISFELDLPVSSLPLSDKDIVTLLGNILSNSIEAAKEWQTQRSEKAQISLQFFKRSGLFIMVCRNNTLPIPSDILDRLFESYGRTTKGGDHQGLGSKLIHTTVKAYNGILDFVYKEEEFMIKIKIPAFR